A single window of Vicia villosa cultivar HV-30 ecotype Madison, WI unplaced genomic scaffold, Vvil1.0 ctg.005941F_1_1, whole genome shotgun sequence DNA harbors:
- the LOC131642858 gene encoding putative white-brown complex homolog protein 30, whose protein sequence is MRNHVFYIALFFLFSFTLLPRIHCAEGTFAPSFYTDEIYKELQNIALLLNKDIKSSLDFCIKDPKKDWEEAFDFTGRLDFVDSCVKKKGDFRDRICTAAEIRYYFHGFLAQGAATDNYVKPNKNCNLTSWVSGCEPGWGCSTGVNIDLKKDTKEIPKRTKNCKPCCEGFFCPQGLTCMIPCPLGSYCPLAKLNNQTGLCDPYSYQIPQGEPGHTCGSADIWTGVVNNSDIFCSPGSYCPTTTRKVSCDRGYYCRMGSTHQNPCSKFSQCNPNTTNQNMHAYGALLIVALSTVLIFIYNCSDQVLATRERRKAKSREAAARQVRETVQARERWKIAKDAAKRNKTGLQDQLVRTFSRRKSSKQAEQVNPATGNSVLPPMPPEQPSAATKDPTKEPSDLTKMLNSLENDPNSNEGFNLKIGDKNIKKQLPKGKNLHTQSQILRYAYGQIEKEKAQQDKNNLTFSGVISMAADGEEVRSRPEIEVAFKDLTLTLKGKKKHVMRCVTGKIMPGRVSAVMGPSGAGKTTFLSALAGKIRGCTMTGSILINGKPESIHCYQKIIGYVPQDDIVHGNLTVEENLRFSARCRLSDDLPKPDKVLIVERVIETLGLQAIRDSLVGTVEKRGISGGQRKRVNVGLEMVMEPSLLILDEPTTGLDSASSSLLLKALRREAAEGVNVCMVLHQPSYTLFRTFDDIIFLAKGGLTAYHGPVKKVEEYFAGIGIVVPDRVNPPDHYIDILEGLVKPNEGVTHQQLPVRWMLHNGYPVPPDMLHFADEISASSSSTNINHAAKSTDEATDQSFAGEFWEDMKSNVQLQKDHIEATFLRTKDLSNRRTPGISRQYRYYLGRIGKQQLREAKSQAVDYLLLLVAGAILGTLTKVNDETFGSLGYTYTVIAVSLLCKIAALRSFSLDKLQYWRESASGISSLAHFLSKDTIDLFSTLVKPLVYLSMFYFFSNPRSSFGSNYAVLVCLVYCVTGMAYAIAIYFEPAPAQLGSVLLPVVMTLISNQTREGLFMKILIKMCYPNWALEAFIIANAERYTGVWLITRCSSLMTSSYNVNDWATCLVVLIFYGIVARVVAFICLMITQKK, encoded by the exons ATGAGGAATCATGTTTTCTACATTGCTCTCTTTTTCCTATTCTCTTTCACTCTTTTACCGAGAATTCACTGCGCCGAAGGCACTTTTGCTCCTTCCTTTTACACCGATGAAATCTACAAGGAACTTCAGAATATCGCTTTACTTTTGAATAAGGATATTAAATCGAGTTTAGATTTCTGCATTAAGGATCC GAAAAAAGATTGGGAAGAAGCTTTTGATTTCACAGGGAGGTTGGATTTTGTTGATTCTTGTGTTAagaaaaaag GAGATTTCAGGGACCGTATATGTACTGCGGCTGAGATAAGGTACTACTTCCATGGTTTCTTGGCACAGGGAGCAGCTACAGACAATTATGTAAAACCAAACAAGAATTGCAATTTGACCTCATGGGTTTCTGGTTGTGAACCTGGATGGGGTTGTAGTACGGGCGTTAATATTGACCTAAAAAAGGACACAAAGGAAATTCCAAAGAGAACCAAAAACTGTAAACCTTGTTGCGAGGGTTTTTTCTGTCCTCAAGGATTGACTTGTATGATAC CTTGCCCGCTAGGTTCTTATTGCCCACTTGCAAAACTGAACAACCAGACTGGACTATGTGACCC ATATAGTTACCAGATACCTCAGGGAGAGCCAGGACATACTTGTGGCAGTGCTGATATTTGGACTGGTGTGGTGAACAATAGTGATATTTTCTGTTCTCCCGGATCATACTGCCCAACTACAACACGTAAAGTTTCTTGTGATCGTGG ATATTACTGCAGGATGGGTTCTACTCATCAGAATC CATGCTCCAAGTTCAGCCAATGTAATCCAAACACAACGAACCAAAATATGCATGCTTATGGCGCTCTGCTTATT GTTGCATTGAGTACTGTCTTGATCTTCATTTATAATTGTTCTGATCAAGTTCTAGCTACTCGAGAAAGAAGGAAAGCTAAATCCAGAGAAGCTGCAGCAAGGCAGGTAAGAGAAACTGTACAAGCTCGAGAAagatggaagatagcgaaagATGCTGCTAAAAGGAATAAGACAGGATTGCAAGATCAGCTAGTACGCACTTTTTCTCGCAGAAAATCATCAAAGCAAGCAGAGCAAGTTAATCCTGCTACAGGCAATTCAGTTTTGCCACCTATGCCTCCAGAACAACCATCTGCAGCCACAAAAGACCCAACAAAGGAACCTAGTGACCTTACTAAAATGTTGAATTCCCTTGAGAATGACCCTAATAGCAATGAAGGATTCAATCTAAAGATTGGggacaaaaatattaaaaaacaattgCCTAAGGGAAAAAATTTACATACACAGAGCCAAATTTTAAGATATGCTTATGGTCAGATTGAGAAGGAGAAAGCTCAACAAGACAAAAATAACTTGACCTTCTCAGGAGTGATTTCAATGGCCGCCGATGGTGAGGAGGTTAGATCGAGGCCTGAGATCGAGGTAGCTTTCAAAGATTTAACCCTTACTTTGAAAGGGAAAAAAAAACATGTAATGAGATGCGTGACAGGTAAAATCATGCCTGGTCGTGTTTCGGCTGTGATGGGTCCTTCGGGAGCTGGAAAAACTACATTTCTTTCTGCTCTAGCAGGGAAAATAAGAGGATGCACTATGACAGGCTCAATTCTAATCAATGGAAAACCTGAATCTATTCACTGTTACCAGAAAATTATTGGATATGTGCCACAAGATGATATTGTGCATGGGAACTTGACAGTGGAGGAAAATCTTCGGTTCAGTGCAAGATGCAG ACTATCTGATGACCTGCCAAAACCAGATAAGGTTCTGATTGTTGAAAGAGTAATTGAAACCTTGGGACTTCAGGCAATAAGAGATTCCCTTGTTGGAACAGTAGAGAAGCGAGGCATATCTGGTGGGCAACGAAAACGTGTAAATGTAGGGTTGGAGATGGTTATGGAGCCTTCACTGTTAATCTTAGATGAGCCTACAACTGGTTTGGACAGTGCATCTTCCTCTTTACTGCTGAAAGCACTTCGTCGTGAAGCTGCTGAAGGGGTAAACGTCTGCATGGTACTTCACCAACCAAG CTACACTTTGTTCAGAACGTTTGATGATATAATATTTCTAGCAAAAGGTGGTCTTACTGCATATCACGGTCCTGTGAAAAAAGTAGAAGAATACTTTGCTGGCATTGGAATCGTTGTTCCTGATCGTGTGAATCCTCCAGACCATTATATTGACATTTTGGAAGGTTTAGTGAAACCAAATGAAGGTGTGACTCATCAACAACTACCTGTGAGATGGATGCTTCACAATGGTTACCCAGTACCACCAGATATGCTTCATTTTGCTGATGAAATTTCAGCTTCATCATCTTCCACAAATATAAATCATGCAGCTAAGAGTACTGATGAGGCTACTGATCAATCATTTGCTGGAGAGTTTTGGGAGGATATGAAAAGTAACGTGCAGTTGCAAAAAGATCATATAGAGGCAACCTTCTTAAGGACTAAGGATTTATCAAACCGAAGAACGCCTGGTATAAGTCGCCAGTATAGATACTACCTTGGGCG GATTGGTAAGCAGCAGCTCCGAGAAGCAAAGTCCCAAGCAGTTGATTATCTCCTTTTATTAGTTGCTGGTGCTATCTTGGGAACTCTTACCAAAGTAAATGATGAAACATTTGGGTCTCTTGGATATACATATACCGTCATTGCTGTTT CTCTACTTTGCAAGATTGCAGCTCTAAGATCATTTTCTTTGGATAAATTACAATACTGGAGGGAGAGTGCATCAGGGATCAGCAGTCTAGCTCATTTTTTATCCAAAGATACGATTGATCTTTTCAGTACATTAGTCAAACCTCTTGTTTATCTATCCATGTTCTACTTTTTTAGCAATCCAAGGTCAAGCTTCGGAAGTAACTACGCGGTTTTGGTGTGCCTTGTGTACTGTGTAACTGGCATGGCTTATGCTATAGCAATTTATTTTGAGCCTGCTCCTGCTCAGCTG GGGTCGGTGCTTCTCCCTGTTGTTATGACTCTCATTTCAAACCAGACAAGAGAAGGTCTCTTTATGAAGATCCTTATAAAAATGTGTTACCCAAATTGGGCTTTGGAGGCCTTTATTATTGCAAATGCTGAAAG GTACACGGGGGTGTGGTTGATAACTCGTTGTAGTTCACTGATGACTAGCAGTTATAATGTCAATGATTGGGCTACATGTTTAGTTGTTCTCATTTTTTATGGTATAGTTGCTCGAGTTGTGGCATTCATTTGTCTCATGATCACCCAAAAGAAGTGA
- the LOC131642857 gene encoding ankyrin repeat-containing protein At5g02620-like yields the protein MVRRHSLFLWAFVLLGFCCVMVQSWIFALLSPFLIELITDADVVLLNLLHMAVKGQILVVVEELIKTDPSTINMVDNKGNTTLHIATREGRTQIIKLILGQSETDGMAINKSGKTTLDTTEKTGNSEVKSILREHGIQSGKSITKSQPKTAAREFKQTVSDIKHEFHHQLEHTCQTRKSVQGIAKRLNNTIGLKKEVDDVATIFTYQLTLSLPASMSPAMA from the exons ATGGTACGCCGACATAGTTTATTTCTTTGGGCATTTGTTCTATTgggtttttgttgtgttatggtgcAGTCTTGGATATTTGCTCTATTATCACCATTTCTGATTGAGTTGATAACTGATGCAGATGTTGTACTTTTGAATTTGCTTCATATGGCGGTGAAGGGACAGATCCTTGTGGTGGTAGAGGAGTTGATAAAAACAGATCCATCAACAATAAACATGGTTGATAATAAGGGCAATACAACATTGCATATAGCTACCAGGGAGGGTAGAACTCAG ATTATTAAGTTGATACTTGGACAGAGTGAAACAGATGGCATGGCAATTAACAAGAGTGGCAAAACAACATTAGACACAACTGAGAAAACAGGAAACTCTGAAGTAAAAAGCATTCTAAGAGAACacggtattcaaagtggaaaatcCATAACAAAATCTCAACCAAAAACAGCTGCCAGAGAATTTAAACAAACCGTAAGCGACATAAAGCATGAATTCCATCACCAACTAGAACACACTTGCCAAACGCGAAAAAGCGTTCAAGGAATCGCAAAACGCCTCAACAATACTATTGGACTTAAAAAAGAAGTTGATGATGTAGCAACAATCTTCACGTATCAATTGACGCTTAGTCTCCCAGCTTCGATGTCTCCAGCTATGGCATAA